Genomic window (Zingiber officinale cultivar Zhangliang chromosome 2B, Zo_v1.1, whole genome shotgun sequence):
ATTTTGGTTCTAGAGTTGTAGCACGCCTCGGCATGGGCATGCCCATCGGTCACGGTAGGGTCATGTTCGGTTTTGGAAGAGCGGCACAACCAAGCATGGGCGTGCCCATCGGATATGGCAGGGCCGTGTTCGGTTCTGGAAGAGTGGCTCGCCTGGGAAGTGAcagaaaattagaaaaacaagatgatttttttttgtgtgtgtgttttcGGTCCGAAATAATACCATGTAAAGGTTTAGACACAATATATATAGGATTATTGTAACGTAATGAGAATTTTAATAAAGCTTCGATTATTTTTGTGAAGTAGGTATGTCGCTAAATCATAATAGCTCTGCATTGTCTCTCCTTATTTTTCTCATACtcagtttttttttattgttgggATTCGGTTATTGTCTTATTGATGTGCGATCTTCTTTTTTCACTCCTCTGTTTTTTTATAATTAGAATTGGTGATGTAATACCCTGATTCTGAGATTCTAgctaagtatgacttaaaaggttagatgatattATCTATATCACCGAGGTATACCTtctttttcggaagcccaaacttaagaactccaaagttaagcgtacttgacttggagaaatctaaggatgagtgacctcttgggaagttttctgggtgcgtgcgagtgaggacaaagcacgctgaaaggacttcCGGTGGTTTGTCGAGCTAGTTGTCAATTCGATGGACAATTCTGATGGTGTTCCCGGTTCGATCCGGAGTTTGGAGAAATAATTTTACAGTTACACCAAGGCTACCTTTCGTAAATTATAAAATAACCATGTCAATAATTGAGTCGAAttaaaagtttaaataattttattcgaTAAGCAGAAGCATGAAAAGGGTGTACCGCCGTCGTCGCATCAAACAGTTTGTTCGCTCAGGCTCAGCTATGTTTCGGCGTCTCTGCGCCGGCGTCCACCGTCAGCTTCAGGTGACCGCCACTCTCGGCCATCGTCGGACTGCCGCCGCCTCTTGTCCACATTTTCTGGGATTCGTCAAACCCTATTCTGTCTCCTCCGTCGGCGCCGACGATCCCTCACCCCTAATCGCCTCCTCCCTGGCGAGATCGTGCGGGCTCTCCGACCATGCCGCCTTCTCCATCTCCAAGAAATTCCAGCTCGACGCCCTCGACAAAGCGCTCTCGGTGCTCGCCCTCCTCAAGGACTACGGCTTCGACGACGCCCATCTCGTCCGCCTCGTCGACCGCCTTCCTCGTGTCCTCTCGATGGACATCGAGAAGACCTTGAAGCCCAAGCTTGAGTTCTATTGCGGGATCAGCCTCGTCGGAACCCCCTTCCCGGAGATCCTGCCAGCGAACCCCTGGCTGCTTACGTGCAGCGTGGAGAAGCGATTGCTCCCCAACGTTGAGCTCCTCAAATCGATCTTGAAAACGAATGAGAACCTTGTGGATGCCCTAAAGCATACGCCTTGGTTGATGACCTCAGACATCAGAACCACCGTGCTTCCCAAGCTCGATGCTCTGCGCGCATACGGCGTGCCCGATGATGTAATCTTAGTGCTTTTGATCCGTTACGGCTACGCTTTGCTGACAGATACAGCTCGATTCAATGAGGCCTTTGACAAGATCAAGAAGATGGGAATCTGTCCGAAGAAAACTACTTTCGCCCGTGCACTCGGGATGCTTGCTTTATTGCCCGAGAAGAAGTGGGTGGAGAAAGTGGAGAACTTTATGGGATTGGGATGGTCACAGGATAATGTCTTGGAGGCCTTCTCAAAACAGCCTCACACTGTGCGGATATCGACTGAGAAGACAAGGAAGACTGTGAAGTTTCTGGAAGAGAAGCTGGGATGGACACCGGAGCACATTGTGAAGTATCCAACTGTTCTGACATTGAGCCTGGAGAAGAGGATGATGCCCAGGTATGCCGTCCTGAGCATTCTCAGGCACAAGCGATTAATCAAGCCTGGCTTCACAGggtatcattttctgatttcgaGCAACAAGTTCCAGATGGAATTTGTGACCGAATATCAAGACAAAGCTCCAGAGATAGTTGAAGCTTATCAAAGAAGTGAGATCGGATAAATAACAAGAATGTTCTCTAGACAAATCTGCTAACAAGCAAACTCTTCTGTAAGACAAGCGAATTGTAAGCAGGCAAGGTTTTTCCTCTTACACCATCTGAATTGTTGCATGCATCCTTGCTAGATTGTTTTGTACTCACATAAACTCAGTTTATGGCATGTTTCTTGTTGCTTAGAGTATGATCGAGATGAATACTATTAAGCTTTTGAAAGTTGATTTTTAATTGAAGGAATTAGTTAGTGTCATAGAGATACTTGGCATGTCTATCCATTGTTGGGGGACCTTGGGCAATTGTTCCTTGATCATACTCTCTTACAGCTACAGAAAATAGTCATAGTGCTTCAAAATGTTAGGATGATAAATTTGTATGTCAACATAAGTGTGGACCTCATCCAATTCAGATCGTCTACATCTACCAAAGATATGGTCAATCCTTGACTGCTATCTAGCAATCCACTGACCTTCGAGTCTATCGAAGAAAACttagaccaaaaaaaaaaaaatgtggctATTTGGACGAGGATGGAGTCCGATGGAGTACAATGATTTTTGCAAGATCCCAAGTGTCCCTCCGGTTGGCCCCACAATATTAGTACAGAAATAAATCATGAAACTGAGTAGGCCACATAGAAGAGTATTTTTATATCGGCTTCGTCGGTAATTGACGCATGTCCATTTCTACAAATCTACTACGTGGTGATTAGCTCGGCTATCCCTTGAGGGTTTGATGGAGTACAATGATGCAATATACTTGAGAAGACTCTGAAGTCGAATTTATCAACttatcaaggttgatcatgataCTTCAAAAAAAATAGCATTAGAATCTGCATTCAATGTTCTAAAATGTAGGCTAGGTGGTTGCCTATGCGCTCGGCGATCGCCAACCGCACCGGAAAGGTGTTGGGCGGCCAGTCTGTGCGGCGTTGGACGTCgtggaaatttctttttttttaaaaaaaaaaaaccttaaatcCTATCCTTCAGCGATTCATCGGTAAgtttttctataaattattttatgcaattaatatttttagtctTCCGTGACGCTTCTGGTATCGTGGGACGCGTCCACTAGATGCATCGTGGGAAGCTTCCGGTGGCATCGAACGCATCGTCGGAGCCTTCTGACGATGCCAGAAGCGTCACGAGAGGCATCCAGTGCCAGTGTCGCAGACGCTTCCGGTGGTGCCAGAGGCTTCTGGCAATGCCAGACGCATCTTGCGACACTTCTGGCTGTGTAGGAAGCCTTCAACAATGCGTCCGGTGATGCGTCTAGCGTCGCCGGAGCCATTGTGATGCTGTTAAGATCCGATTTTTTGTATCATTTATTTAATTCAAACAACTTCTCACTTAAATGAGATAATTCGAATAGACTCttataaatcataattaaattattctaataaactatataaaaaatatatttaaagttaaaatatttggggggggggggggttatcaAGTAGCATTTTGCAAATAACATTTAATCCACTTTAACTATAATTTGTTGACTTCCACACATTACCACTGATATGGCTAGTAATTTATGGACCCAGAAGATAACGATACAGTCAAAGTCAAGTCGAGCCGCCAGCCGCTCGACATCAAAGCGTTAAGCCCGGCCTGATCAAGGTATAAACCACATGGGCAAAAGTCGGTTGGGCTTAACGCCCTTAGCCTCATAAAGTTCTTAATATACGATCGGTTGGATAAAGGTCGGTCGAACATAAGACTTTCTGTGTACTCCTGGTCGGGCAAAGGCTGGTCGTGTTTAACGCCCTTAGCCTCATAAAGCTCTCAATATACAATCGGTCGGATAAAGGTCGGTCGAATATAAGACTTTTTGTGTACGCCTGCCCGGGCAAAGGTCGAACAGGCTTACTACCCTTAGCCTCATAAGACTCTTAATATACAATCGGTAGGATAAAGTTTGGCTGGGCTCAAAGACACTCAGCATCATAAAGCTCTTAATATACTATCGGTTGGATAAAGGCCAACCGAATATAAGGTTTTCTGTGCACACCTGTCCGGACAAAGGTCGGCCGGGCTTAACACACTTCATCTCATAAGGCTTTTAATATATGATCAGTCGGATAAAGGTTGGTCGAACATAAGGCTTTCTGTATACGCCTGGCCGGGCAAAGGCCGGCCGGGCTTAGCACCCTTAGCCTCATAAGACTCTTAATATACGATTGATCGGACAAAAGTCGGTCGAACATAAGGTTTTTTGGGTACGCTTGGTCGGGCAAAGGTCAGGCAGGTTTAACAAACTTAGCCTCAAAAAGTTCTTAATATACGATCAGTTGGATAAAGGCTGGTCGAACATAACTTTCTTTGTGTTCGCCCGACCGGGAAAAGGTCAGCTGGGCTCAAAGACACTTAGTCTCATAAAGCTCTCAATATACACTCGGGTGGGAAAACGTCGGTCGGGCTTAAAGGCACCTATCCTTTAGAGGCTTCACATGAACGATCGGCTGGGTAAAGGTTGGTCGAGTTTAAGATTTCCGGATATTGTATTGTCTCTTAAATGTTACTTTAATATACAATTGATCATATGACTCCTTAAATGGGTTTTTGTCATACTTTGGGCATCATATCAGTCTCTAAACAAATTTTACAACATTTAGTACACGATGGAGCAGATTAATACAAAGACAGGTATAAATATGACCGGCCTTGGAGACCAGCCGAGATATACTCAGCAGACAACTTTTGACAACATTATAACAGCTTACTAGAACTTGTCAGGGAATATTATTTTGAAGCCTTCTTCGAAGGTTATTACGTCTCCCATAAGCCAGCTAATTATGACAGCATATTCCTTTAACCGCCTTAATAGTTGCATGAAACATAGATGACAAAAGAGGTATGTCAATGGGTAAATGAAAGATTCCTTGTATAATTATTTCGTACTGTCCAGGTTGTACATTTttcatcacctaacaaactctgacaaCTTAGACTACCTTATGATCATGGAGATTATAAGACATGATATATAAAAAGGGGTTCTCTCCGTTGACAATGTACGCAATTAGCATCATCTAAACCTTACATTTGAGCGTATCCTCTACGGTTCTCCATTCACCCGCTAGAAATtgtattgacttgagcgtcgaaggaccttgccagggaccccttccctggtcttTGGTCACTAACACTTTGTCGGATCGTCGGATTATGTGCAAGATCGAAGAAAAGTTCTATTCCAAACTGAAGAAGTCTTCCATCGATCAACAAACCATCTACTAGAATCAGCATCATCTCCCTagccttcagacaggatcaaccaAGTACATTTCCGCAAAATTTCAAGAATACTGGTACATTACTTTCTCAATGAGAAACAGAACTGCAGAAGTAGTATGGTATGGAAACACGTAGCATACTCAAAATGTACCGGTACCAGCAAATCTGGTTTATAAAAAAGCATATTATGGATTGTGCTTTCTATTATGCTTGAACGAGTAAAATTATGATCGACAACCATTTGATCGTTTCTATATTACTTAAGATATACGAGAtccaatttttctaaaatattcaaTGTGGATTTGCATCCTCATCAAGTTTGTAGTGTCAATTTATTCTTCCTACAGACATTTACCTTGCTGGGATACTGATCcttgtggcaaaaaggcgaatacgctcacccccagcGTCCCCGTCAACCTATCCCAGGGCCAACAAGaatgaggtaaatcacgggcggctactagcctttggaatagtgactaacacataagggagacatttacctcgactttgtcgagattcgaacctcaaacCTCATTATGGCAACacttcatgcgctagccactagacccatccgagggggcCATACGGACTGTTCATCAACAATATACCCACAGGGACCCATCTGGTGTCGACCGTGCTCTAAAGGGATCTTCTTTGTTTGGGATGTTTGCCTTAAAACGCACTCGtataaattaagaaaaagaaaaaaaaattaataatattattgaatttaaaattaatacttaaaaatatatagtataaaattttatatttttaaattaagaaATCCAAAACCCTAAATATATcaaggggaaaaaaaaatcaaattatcttaaaaaatataaacaaataaatatacatAATCTAACAGCCCCTCAAATTCACGATGCTACTGCTAAAAGCATTAAGAGTTTATCAGACAAGAAACAAAAGTATGAAGTGGAATGtgccttggtaaacatatcagcagTCTATAGATTTGAATGAACAAAAGCTAGTGTGATGGTGCCAATCTAAAGATGATGACGAGTAAtgtgataattaattttaatatgtttcgtTCGCTTATGAAAAACTGAATTACAAATAGCAttatgattatcacaatataacgaagtaggttgatgaagagagatattCATATCCACAAGTAACCAatgcaaccaaactatctcacaagtaatTGAGGCAATGACATGATACTTAGCTTTTgttgaagatctagaaataacattatgtttcttactcttctaaaaaaatgagggaatcaccaagaaaaatgcAGAAGCTAGTGGTAGATTTGCTATCTATAGGATTACCAGCCCAATCAGCATCAGAGTATACATGCAGCTCCAGAGAtgtagaagaaaataaaatactttgaaattgagcacctcgaagatatatgagaatacgaagaacaacaacccaatgaactatagttggtgcagcgacaaattgactaaccacatgaacaacatatgcAATATCTGGACGAGCCACGGTGAGATAAATCAAGCTTCCAATAACACCCTGTTTGGAAATAATTTAAGtgaaggaattgaattgaattccattaggAATTGCATTCTAGcatgaattgaattcaattcctatGTTTGGAATGGATTAGTGAATaatagaattgaattgaattccttaatttggaatctatttgaattgaattccattcttatacatttatcattttatcctcataactaactatttaataatcaagttaagtagAGAATAGGAAGAAGAGATCGCACAGTTAAGACAGCACTGAAAAAACTCAAAACTTGAAATTCTTAACAAACACAAAGATTTGACAAGTTATCTATGAGGTCTTACTTCGCTCACTAAATTGTCATTAAAATGTTTACGAGGCAACTTCTATTCTGGAACATCTCACTGTACTTCGAAGCTTGGATATTTGTAATTGTCAAGACTTAATTTCACTTGGAGGCTTATATATTATAAAATCTCTTAAACATCTAGATATTGATGGAGGCGCACGGGAGAAAGACAGGAAAAAACAAGAGAGTCGGCAGATGGAAAAAAAGGTTTTAAGTTAAAAGGGCAATTAAGTAATTTTAGTTGTTCATGGTAAATTTCCTATCCAAATCTGACCATTTGAGGTCTGATTTATTATTCACGTTTTGAatagaattggaattgaattccatatcaaatCCATCTCAAAAATTTATTCCAAACTATAGAATTGAATTCCAATTACCATAGGAATTCAATTCCATAGGATTTCAAACAGGGTGTAATAGTTCTGTATAAATTAGGATTCAACAAAGGTAAATcattagatggagaatatcgagcattagtctcaataggagtattaACGACTATATTATTAGTAAGACGAGCATGCTCaaacagatcagatatatactttgattGAGATAAAAGATAATCTTTCGGAGAATGAGcaacctcaatgcccagaaagtaATATAGTATatccaagtctttcatagcaaaacaatgagtcaactcagacttcaaggaaGCTATTCCATCATAATCATCACCAGTAATGATCATGTCattaacatataatgataaaagaatacgactTGCACTCGTATATCTGACAAGCAATGCTGAATCATGGTTACTAGGATGAAAATCAAGCGAAGTAAtcattgtagagaacttctcaaatcAAGCACGAGGTACTTATTTGAGACCATAAAAAACTTTACGAAGCTTGTAAACTTTACCATGTTGGTGTGAAATACccggaggaggtgtcatataaacttcttcatgaaggtTACCATTTAGAcatgcattcttgacatccatctaaaatattctccatcgacaaataGAAGCAACAACAATTAGAGTACGAACAGTTGTCATTTTTACAATAGGagtaaatgtttcctcataattcaTGTTAactcctgagaataacctttagcaataAGATGAGTTTTATATCATTTGATAGCtccattaaatttaattttgatcttatatacccaatgAAAATCAATAGTATATTTTCCTGATGGCAACAGTATTAAATCTCATGTATGAGTCTAATGTAAAGTAGTTAGTTCCTCAGCCATAGCACTATACTAAAGTGGGTtacaaacaacttctctataggatataagctcagaaagacaatgaacaaatgcaacaaatgaagca
Coding sequences:
- the LOC122045090 gene encoding transcription termination factor MTERF2, chloroplastic-like, with product MKRVYRRRRIKQFVRSGSAMFRRLCAGVHRQLQVTATLGHRRTAAASCPHFLGFVKPYSVSSVGADDPSPLIASSLARSCGLSDHAAFSISKKFQLDALDKALSVLALLKDYGFDDAHLVRLVDRLPRVLSMDIEKTLKPKLEFYCGISLVGTPFPEILPANPWLLTCSVEKRLLPNVELLKSILKTNENLVDALKHTPWLMTSDIRTTVLPKLDALRAYGVPDDVILVLLIRYGYALLTDTARFNEAFDKIKKMGICPKKTTFARALGMLALLPEKKWVEKVENFMGLGWSQDNVLEAFSKQPHTVRISTEKTRKTVKFLEEKLGWTPEHIVKYPTVLTLSLEKRMMPRYAVLSILRHKRLIKPGFTGYHFLISSNKFQMEFVTEYQDKAPEIVEAYQRSEIG